One window of the Roseovarius sp. THAF9 genome contains the following:
- a CDS encoding alkane 1-monooxygenase: protein MQTTTPKYLGPDKVARLQRALPFWAAFSLVPLAIVSATQGGWTVILLPLFTWYFFAALDAVLGLELDNLDPETRESHIRMYTAVTVLWPPVQFALLFWMIWYATGPGDAHLNALETILLFFGMGVISGTVGINFSHELMHQKGKGERFLGDALLSMVLYSHFRSEHLQVHHRHVGTPRDPVTARYNEGFHRFFPRVLRESLVSSWEAEKAMLARKGKPWWDLKNPFWKYWALQGFMLLLAALIGGWIGLALFVWQAFIAIWQLELVNYVEHYGLTRKHLGGGRYEHVKPHHSWNAAQKASNWLLINLQRHSDHHYKPNRRFPLLQNYSEDEAPQLPYGYPVMTVAAMIPPLWRRVMNPRVRRWREKYYPEITDWKPYNKALNPLPR from the coding sequence ATGCAGACCACCACGCCCAAGTATCTCGGCCCCGACAAGGTTGCGCGCCTGCAACGTGCGCTGCCCTTCTGGGCCGCCTTCTCGCTCGTCCCGCTGGCGATCGTCAGCGCCACGCAGGGCGGTTGGACGGTGATCCTGCTGCCGCTTTTCACCTGGTATTTCTTTGCCGCGCTCGACGCAGTGCTGGGTCTGGAACTCGACAACCTCGACCCCGAAACGCGTGAGAGCCACATCCGCATGTACACCGCCGTTACCGTGCTTTGGCCGCCGGTGCAGTTCGCCCTGCTTTTCTGGATGATCTGGTACGCCACCGGCCCCGGCGACGCGCATCTGAACGCGCTGGAAACCATCCTGCTTTTCTTCGGCATGGGCGTGATTTCCGGCACCGTCGGCATCAACTTCTCGCACGAACTCATGCACCAGAAGGGCAAGGGCGAGCGTTTCCTGGGCGACGCGCTCCTGTCGATGGTGCTTTACTCGCATTTCCGGTCCGAGCACCTTCAGGTCCACCACCGCCACGTCGGCACCCCGCGCGACCCGGTGACGGCCCGCTACAACGAGGGCTTCCATCGTTTCTTCCCCCGCGTCCTGCGCGAAAGCCTGGTGTCCTCGTGGGAAGCCGAAAAGGCCATGCTGGCCCGCAAGGGCAAGCCTTGGTGGGACCTCAAGAACCCGTTCTGGAAGTATTGGGCTCTGCAAGGCTTCATGCTGCTTCTCGCCGCCCTCATCGGCGGGTGGATCGGCCTCGCACTCTTTGTCTGGCAGGCCTTCATCGCCATCTGGCAGCTGGAACTGGTCAACTACGTCGAGCATTACGGCCTGACCCGCAAACACCTTGGCGGCGGCAGGTATGAACATGTGAAGCCCCACCACAGCTGGAATGCCGCGCAGAAGGCCTCGAACTGGCTGCTGATCAACCTGCAACGGCATTCCGACCACCACTACAAGCCCAACCGCCGCTTCCCGCTCTTGCAGAATTACTCCGAGGATGAGGCACCGCAACTGCCCTACGGCTACCCGGTAATGACAGTGGCGGCGATGATCCCGCCGCTGTGGCGCCGGGTGATGAACCCCCGCGTGCGGCGCTGGCGCGAGAAATACTATCCAGAGATCACCGACTGGAAGCCCTACAACAAGGCGCTGAACCCTTTGCCAAGGTAG
- the petA gene encoding ubiquinol-cytochrome c reductase iron-sulfur subunit, with translation MSHAEDHEGTRRDFIYYATGGAGAVAVGAAVWPLIDQMNPSADVQALSSIRVDVSGVDQGSQLTVKWLGKPVFIRRRTEAEIEAARSVDVSSLPDQVARNENLQGEAAATDENRALDETGEWLVQIGVCTHLGCVPLSNAGDYVLDSGVGGWFCPCHGSHYDTSGRIRKGPAPENLPVPVAEFVDETTVKLG, from the coding sequence GTGTCCCACGCAGAAGATCACGAAGGTACACGCAGAGATTTCATTTACTACGCGACCGGCGGCGCCGGTGCCGTGGCGGTCGGGGCAGCCGTTTGGCCGCTGATTGACCAGATGAACCCCTCTGCCGACGTTCAGGCGCTCAGTTCGATCCGTGTGGATGTATCCGGTGTCGACCAGGGCTCGCAGCTGACGGTGAAGTGGCTGGGCAAGCCGGTCTTCATCCGTCGCCGCACCGAGGCCGAGATCGAAGCCGCGCGCAGCGTGGACGTCTCCAGCCTGCCCGACCAGGTGGCGCGCAACGAGAACCTGCAGGGCGAGGCCGCGGCCACCGACGAGAACCGTGCGCTGGACGAGACCGGCGAGTGGCTGGTTCAGATCGGCGTTTGCACGCACCTTGGCTGTGTGCCGCTGAGCAATGCCGGCGATTACGTGCTGGACAGCGGCGTGGGCGGCTGGTTCTGCCCCTGCCACGGGTCGCACTACGACACGTCGGGCCGCATCCGGAAAGGCCCCGCGCCGGAAAACCTGCCGGTGCCGGTTGCCGAATTCGTCGACGAAACGACCGTTAAGCTGGGATAA
- the petB gene encoding cytochrome b encodes MAGIPHDHYEPKSSGEKWLNRRLPIVGLLYDTIMIPTPKNLNWMWIWGIVLTFCLALQIITGIVLAMHYTPHVDEAFASIEHIMRNVNGGHMLRYLHMNGASLFFFAVYLHIFRGLYYGSYKAPREITWIVGMLIYLLMMGTAFMGYVLPWGQMSFWGATVITGLFGAIPLIGEPIQTWLLGGPAVDNATLNRFFSLHYLLPFVIAALVAVHIWAFHTTGNNNPTGVEVRRTSKAEAEKDTVPFWPYFVIKDLFALAVILAVFFAIVGFMPNYLGHPDNYIEANALATPAHIVPEWYFLPFYAILRAFTSEVWVVQFASFITGGIIDAKFFGVLAMFGAIAVMALAPWLDTSMVRSGRYRPMFKWWFWLLALDFVILMWLGARPAEEPYATYSLIASTYWFAYFLVILPLLGVIEKPLPQPETIEEDFKAHKAASGGTATVASPAE; translated from the coding sequence ATGGCTGGAATTCCTCACGACCATTACGAACCGAAAAGCAGTGGTGAAAAGTGGCTGAACCGCCGCCTTCCCATTGTCGGTCTTCTCTATGACACGATCATGATCCCCACGCCCAAGAACCTGAACTGGATGTGGATCTGGGGGATCGTGCTCACCTTTTGCCTGGCGTTGCAGATCATCACCGGGATCGTCCTGGCGATGCATTACACGCCGCACGTGGACGAAGCGTTCGCGTCGATCGAGCACATCATGCGCAACGTCAACGGCGGGCACATGCTGCGGTACCTGCACATGAACGGTGCCTCGCTGTTCTTCTTTGCGGTCTACCTGCATATTTTCCGCGGTCTCTATTACGGCTCCTACAAGGCGCCGCGCGAGATCACGTGGATCGTGGGCATGCTGATCTACCTGTTGATGATGGGTACGGCCTTCATGGGCTACGTGCTGCCCTGGGGTCAGATGTCGTTCTGGGGCGCCACGGTGATCACCGGGCTGTTCGGGGCGATCCCGCTGATCGGTGAGCCGATCCAGACCTGGCTGCTGGGCGGACCGGCGGTGGACAACGCCACGCTGAACCGCTTCTTCAGCCTGCACTACCTTCTGCCCTTCGTGATTGCCGCACTGGTTGCGGTGCACATCTGGGCGTTCCACACCACGGGCAACAACAACCCCACTGGCGTCGAAGTGCGCCGCACGTCGAAGGCCGAGGCCGAGAAGGACACCGTTCCGTTCTGGCCCTACTTCGTGATCAAGGACCTGTTCGCGCTGGCCGTGATCCTGGCGGTGTTCTTCGCGATCGTGGGCTTCATGCCGAACTACCTGGGCCACCCCGACAACTATATCGAGGCGAACGCCCTGGCGACGCCGGCGCATATCGTGCCCGAATGGTATTTCCTGCCGTTCTACGCGATCCTGCGGGCGTTCACGTCGGAAGTGTGGGTGGTGCAGTTCGCATCGTTCATCACCGGCGGGATCATCGATGCCAAGTTCTTCGGCGTTCTGGCTATGTTCGGCGCGATCGCCGTGATGGCGCTTGCCCCGTGGCTGGACACCTCGATGGTGCGGTCGGGCCGGTATCGTCCGATGTTCAAGTGGTGGTTCTGGCTGCTGGCGCTCGACTTCGTCATCCTGATGTGGCTGGGTGCGCGTCCGGCGGAAGAGCCCTATGCGACCTACTCGCTGATCGCCTCGACCTATTGGTTCGCCTATTTCCTGGTGATCCTGCCGCTGTTGGGCGTGATCGAGAAACCGTTGCCGCAGCCTGAGACGATCGAGGAAGACTTCAAGGCGCATAAGGCGGCAAGCGGCGGCACGGCCACCGTAGCCAGCCCGGCAGAGTAA
- a CDS encoding cytochrome c1, with product MMKTFAISAVTALALSTGGAFAAGEGGETKDVDFSFEGPFGSFDQAQLQRGLQVYTEICSACHGLQYVPLRTLSDPGGPQFSDAEVRAYAEQNYEVFDEELDDFRAARPVDHFPGSNLENAPDLSLMAKARAGFHGPAGTGINQLVKGMGGAEYIYSLLTSYTGETKEEAGTTFYENKAYPGTWIAMAPPLYGEDVEYADGHANDLSAISKDVSAFLMWTAEPKMMDRKQAGLTGVIFLTLLSVLLYLTNKRIWKPIKKKYES from the coding sequence ATGATGAAGACATTCGCGATCAGCGCAGTCACGGCCCTGGCCCTTTCGACTGGCGGCGCATTCGCCGCCGGTGAGGGCGGCGAGACCAAGGACGTGGACTTTTCGTTCGAAGGACCGTTCGGCAGCTTTGACCAAGCGCAACTTCAGCGTGGGCTCCAGGTTTATACCGAGATCTGTTCTGCCTGCCACGGCCTGCAATACGTGCCGCTGCGCACGCTCAGCGATCCGGGCGGTCCGCAGTTTTCGGACGCCGAGGTGCGCGCCTATGCCGAGCAGAACTATGAAGTGTTCGACGAGGAACTGGACGACTTCCGTGCGGCACGCCCGGTCGATCACTTCCCGGGGTCCAATCTGGAAAACGCGCCGGACCTGAGCCTGATGGCCAAGGCCCGCGCCGGTTTCCACGGGCCGGCCGGCACCGGGATCAACCAGTTGGTCAAAGGCATGGGCGGTGCAGAATACATCTATTCCCTGCTGACCAGCTATACCGGCGAAACCAAAGAAGAAGCGGGCACCACGTTCTACGAGAACAAGGCCTACCCGGGCACCTGGATCGCCATGGCCCCGCCGCTATACGGTGAAGACGTGGAATATGCCGATGGTCACGCAAACGACCTGAGCGCCATTTCCAAGGACGTGTCGGCCTTCCTGATGTGGACGGCGGAACCCAAGATGATGGACCGCAAGCAGGCGGGCCTGACCGGTGTGATCTTCCTGACGCTTCTGTCGGTGCTGCTGTACCTGACCAACAAGCGGATCTGGAAGCCGATCAAGAAGAAATACGAAAGCTGA
- a CDS encoding glutathione S-transferase — protein sequence MQLISAKPSPYGRKVKVTLIETGLIDEVEMVEVMTTPVATDTTVAAANPVGKIPALVRDEGPTLYDSRVICRYLDARAGTKLYPEGRIWETLTLEATAEGILDAALAMVYERRVRPENMVYEPWIEAQWEKISRSVAAINARWMSHLRGPLDAGQIAVGCALGYLDFRLDDRGWRKGNDALDDWFAVFAERESMTASAPD from the coding sequence ATGCAACTGATCTCTGCCAAGCCGTCGCCCTATGGGCGCAAGGTGAAAGTGACGCTGATCGAGACCGGGCTGATCGACGAGGTCGAGATGGTCGAGGTGATGACAACGCCGGTGGCGACTGACACCACGGTGGCGGCGGCGAACCCGGTGGGCAAGATCCCGGCGCTGGTGCGCGACGAGGGACCGACGCTCTATGACAGCCGGGTGATCTGTCGCTACCTCGATGCGCGGGCGGGCACGAAGCTGTATCCCGAGGGCCGGATCTGGGAGACGCTGACGCTGGAGGCGACGGCGGAAGGGATACTGGATGCCGCCCTTGCCATGGTCTACGAGCGGCGGGTGCGGCCCGAGAACATGGTCTACGAGCCATGGATCGAGGCGCAGTGGGAAAAGATCTCCCGCAGCGTGGCGGCGATCAACGCGCGGTGGATGAGCCATCTGCGCGGGCCGCTGGATGCGGGGCAGATCGCGGTGGGCTGTGCGCTGGGGTATCTCGATTTCCGGCTGGACGACCGCGGCTGGCGCAAAGGGAATGACGCGCTGGACGACTGGTTCGCCGTCTTTGCGGAGCGCGAGAGCATGACGGCCAGCGCGCCCGACTGA
- a CDS encoding DUF721 domain-containing protein encodes MPAYRGTTKGFKRSGALLGAQIRKASESRGFAVSRVVTHWPEIAGEEIAAICRPVKVSYARQGFGATLVVLTTGAQAPMLEMQKEKLRARVNTAYGYNAIARVQITQTAPTGFAEGQARFEHRPKAAEKPAPSEMTVAAAAKLAQPVGDDGLRDALEMLGRNVLSKSNTQKS; translated from the coding sequence ATGCCCGCATATCGGGGCACGACGAAAGGCTTCAAGCGCAGCGGCGCCCTGTTGGGGGCGCAGATCAGGAAAGCCTCGGAAAGTCGCGGCTTCGCGGTGTCGCGCGTTGTGACCCACTGGCCCGAGATCGCGGGCGAAGAGATCGCCGCCATCTGCCGCCCGGTCAAGGTGAGCTATGCACGTCAGGGGTTCGGTGCGACGCTGGTCGTGCTGACCACCGGCGCACAGGCGCCGATGCTGGAGATGCAGAAGGAAAAACTGCGCGCGCGGGTCAACACCGCCTATGGCTATAACGCCATCGCGCGGGTGCAGATCACGCAGACCGCGCCCACCGGCTTTGCCGAGGGGCAGGCGCGTTTCGAGCACCGGCCCAAGGCGGCCGAAAAGCCCGCGCCCAGCGAAATGACCGTGGCCGCGGCGGCAAAGCTCGCGCAGCCGGTGGGCGACGACGGGCTGCGCGATGCGCTGGAAATGCTGGGCCGGAACGTACTATCGAAAAGCAACACGCAGAAATCGTAA
- the mutY gene encoding A/G-specific adenine glycosylase: protein MRDSEMSTALLDWYDRHARQMPWRVPPDAKKAGVRPYPYFVWLSEVMLQQTTVAAVKSYFERFTALWPTVTDLAAAEDAQVMGEWAGLGYYARARNLLKCARVVASDHDGQFPGTAAELQKLPGIGPYTAAAISAIAFDQPSVVVDGNVERVMARLHEIHTPLPAAKPELTEAAATLTPPERPGDYAQAVMDLGATICTPRSPACGICPWRTPCIARTNGTQAELPKKTPKKAKPTRFGIAYVARRADGAWLLERRPDSGLLGGMLGWPGSDWSDAPTPAPPLDANWQMLDAEARHTFTHFHLRLKIAYACVGAKENNPGETTRFVPAHAFKPTELPTVMRKVFDLAREPLQDCAANTS, encoded by the coding sequence ATGCGTGACAGCGAGATGAGCACAGCACTGCTGGATTGGTACGACCGCCACGCACGCCAGATGCCTTGGCGCGTGCCCCCCGATGCCAAGAAGGCCGGCGTGCGCCCCTATCCCTATTTCGTCTGGCTGTCGGAGGTGATGCTGCAACAAACCACCGTCGCCGCCGTCAAAAGCTATTTCGAACGCTTCACCGCGCTCTGGCCCACCGTCACCGACCTCGCCGCCGCCGAGGATGCGCAGGTCATGGGCGAATGGGCGGGCCTTGGGTATTACGCTCGCGCCCGCAACCTGCTGAAATGCGCGCGCGTCGTGGCCTCGGACCATGACGGCCAGTTCCCCGGCACCGCCGCCGAATTGCAAAAACTGCCTGGCATCGGCCCCTATACCGCCGCCGCCATTTCCGCCATCGCCTTCGATCAGCCGTCGGTGGTGGTCGACGGCAATGTCGAGCGGGTCATGGCCCGACTGCATGAAATCCACACCCCCCTTCCCGCCGCCAAACCCGAATTGACCGAGGCCGCGGCGACCCTCACGCCGCCCGAGCGCCCCGGCGACTATGCCCAGGCGGTGATGGACCTTGGCGCCACGATCTGCACGCCCCGCTCGCCCGCCTGCGGCATCTGCCCGTGGCGCACGCCCTGCATTGCCCGCACGAATGGCACGCAGGCGGAACTGCCCAAGAAGACTCCCAAAAAGGCCAAGCCCACCCGGTTTGGCATCGCCTATGTCGCCCGCCGCGCCGATGGCGCCTGGCTGCTGGAGCGCCGCCCCGACAGCGGCCTGCTGGGGGGCATGCTCGGCTGGCCCGGCAGCGACTGGTCCGACGCGCCCACCCCCGCCCCGCCGCTCGACGCAAACTGGCAGATGCTGGATGCAGAGGCCCGCCATACCTTCACGCATTTCCACCTGCGCCTGAAAATCGCCTATGCCTGCGTCGGCGCGAAGGAAAACAATCCGGGTGAAACCACCCGCTTTGTCCCTGCCCACGCCTTCAAACCGACGGAGTTACCCACCGTCATGCGCAAGGTTTTTGACTTGGCGCGCGAACCCTTGCAAGACTGCGCCGCGAACACGTCCTGA
- a CDS encoding DsbA family protein, producing MKNVLLSGAAALVLAAGGGWWMSGQTGNTTQGSGMTDLPGAANAQEASDAEAEEIDTSSIVEMTLGEESAPVKIVEYASFTCPHCANFHENQFKQLKSEYIDNGDVHFTYRDVYFDRYGLWASMVARCGGEERFFGITDMIYDQQKDWIGDGQDPVEIADRLRKIGKVAGLDDEQLDACLNDADKAKTLVAWFQENAEADDVNSTPTLVINGETHSNMSYEDLKAMIDEQLAE from the coding sequence ATGAAAAACGTGCTTCTTTCCGGGGCCGCGGCCCTTGTCCTGGCGGCCGGCGGCGGCTGGTGGATGAGCGGGCAGACCGGCAACACGACGCAAGGCAGTGGCATGACCGATCTGCCGGGGGCAGCCAATGCGCAGGAGGCCTCTGACGCGGAGGCGGAAGAGATCGACACCTCCTCGATCGTGGAAATGACGCTCGGCGAGGAAAGCGCACCGGTGAAGATCGTGGAATACGCATCCTTTACCTGCCCGCATTGCGCGAATTTCCACGAGAACCAGTTCAAGCAGCTGAAATCCGAATATATCGACAATGGCGACGTGCATTTCACCTATCGCGATGTCTATTTCGACCGCTATGGCCTGTGGGCGTCGATGGTGGCGCGGTGTGGCGGCGAAGAGCGGTTCTTTGGCATCACTGACATGATCTATGACCAGCAGAAGGACTGGATCGGCGACGGGCAGGACCCGGTTGAAATCGCCGACCGGCTGCGCAAGATCGGCAAGGTCGCGGGGCTGGACGACGAGCAGCTGGATGCGTGCCTGAACGATGCCGACAAGGCCAAGACGCTGGTGGCATGGTTCCAGGAGAACGCCGAGGCCGACGACGTGAATTCCACGCCAACGCTGGTGATCAATGGCGAGACGCATTCCAACATGTCCTATGAGGACTTGAAGGCGATGATCGACGAACAACTGGCCGAATGA
- a CDS encoding PepSY domain-containing protein gives MVSDPTPMGAAPTAAHDPQKLYRAAWRWHFYAGLYVIPFFTLLAITGLMMLWIAHLDGRDGERIPVTALDAPTAVSDQAKAALAAIEGGELRAYIAPRTDDVAAVFRVDDATGPQMVAIDPYTAQVIQSWPRRSGWYDFADSLHSDIKLGVTGDRMLEIAASIGMVLIATGLYLWWPRGGGTWREALLPRLGKGRAGWRALHGAAGFWISIIFTFFLLSGLAWTGVWGAKMVQAWSQFPAEKWDSVPLSDATHASLNAGRADVPWVLEQTPLPASGSQAGTDGLAPGTPVNIDSMDALARQIGFDGRYQMNLPSGETGVYTFGRDSMNTDDVNPTTDRTTHVDRYTGRILADIRYEDYSLAGKAMAVGIALHMGTLGLWSVLANTAFCLTVLMLCVTAVVMWWKRRPSGSARLAPPPMPSNMPLWSGAVLVGLLVSLAFPLAGLTLIAVIALDVLVISRIPPLRRLLT, from the coding sequence ATGGTTTCCGACCCAACCCCCATGGGCGCGGCCCCGACCGCTGCGCATGACCCGCAGAAACTCTACCGCGCGGCGTGGCGCTGGCACTTCTACGCCGGGCTCTACGTCATCCCCTTCTTCACCCTTCTGGCCATCACCGGCCTCATGATGCTCTGGATCGCGCACCTCGATGGCCGCGACGGCGAACGCATACCCGTCACCGCGTTGGACGCGCCCACCGCCGTCTCAGACCAGGCCAAGGCCGCCCTCGCCGCCATCGAGGGCGGCGAGTTGCGGGCCTATATCGCGCCCCGCACCGATGATGTCGCAGCCGTCTTCCGCGTGGACGACGCCACCGGCCCGCAGATGGTCGCCATCGATCCCTACACGGCTCAGGTCATCCAAAGCTGGCCGCGCCGCAGCGGCTGGTACGACTTTGCCGACAGCCTGCACAGCGATATCAAGCTTGGCGTGACCGGCGACCGGATGCTGGAAATCGCCGCCTCCATCGGCATGGTCCTGATCGCCACCGGCCTTTACTTGTGGTGGCCTCGTGGCGGCGGCACCTGGCGCGAGGCTCTGTTGCCCCGGCTTGGCAAAGGTCGCGCCGGCTGGCGTGCCCTGCACGGCGCAGCGGGCTTCTGGATCTCGATCATATTCACCTTCTTCCTGCTGTCGGGCCTCGCATGGACTGGTGTTTGGGGCGCCAAGATGGTCCAAGCCTGGAGCCAGTTCCCAGCCGAGAAATGGGACAGCGTTCCCCTTTCCGACGCCACCCATGCCAGCCTCAACGCGGGCCGCGCCGACGTGCCCTGGGTGCTGGAACAGACACCCCTGCCCGCCTCTGGCAGCCAAGCCGGCACCGACGGCCTCGCCCCCGGCACCCCGGTCAATATCGATAGTATGGACGCGCTCGCGCGGCAGATCGGCTTTGACGGGCGCTACCAGATGAACCTGCCCTCGGGCGAAACGGGCGTCTACACGTTCGGGCGGGATTCGATGAACACCGACGACGTGAATCCCACAACCGACCGCACCACCCATGTGGACCGCTACACCGGCCGCATTCTCGCAGATATCCGCTACGAGGATTACTCGCTGGCAGGCAAGGCCATGGCCGTAGGCATCGCCCTTCACATGGGCACGCTGGGGCTGTGGAGCGTTCTGGCCAACACCGCCTTCTGCCTGACCGTGCTGATGCTTTGCGTGACGGCGGTGGTGATGTGGTGGAAACGCCGCCCGTCAGGCAGCGCCCGCCTCGCCCCGCCGCCGATGCCGTCCAACATGCCGCTCTGGTCCGGCGCGGTGCTGGTGGGGCTTCTGGTGTCGCTGGCCTTCCCCCTAGCGGGCCTGACCCTGATTGCGGTCATCGCGCTCGACGTGCTGGTGATCTCCCGCATCCCACCGCTGCGGCGCCTGCTGACCTGA
- a CDS encoding calcium-binding protein has translation MKRDSLQFIDSASDDFTGTKSPNDGIFSLGDRPDLPGDFTDGEDSHDGAPGGRVLPSEVHGTGEDDHIFHVYVDEAQKLYGFAGNDTIESGAGNDSVFGGLGNDVIIANGGDDVIVGGEGDDNLYGEAGNDSIHTGDGADIVFGGTGDDFIYLTDDGDVDTVYFIQGNGNDVIDNFETGIDQVGISGFGFTSFADIEALITYSGDQALIDLGNGDTIIFTGLEAPLAADDFIF, from the coding sequence ATGAAACGCGACAGCCTCCAATTCATCGACAGTGCCAGCGACGACTTCACCGGCACGAAGTCCCCTAATGACGGCATTTTCAGCTTGGGCGACCGCCCCGACCTGCCCGGCGATTTCACCGATGGTGAAGACAGCCACGATGGCGCCCCCGGCGGCCGTGTCCTGCCGAGCGAGGTGCATGGCACCGGCGAGGACGACCACATCTTCCACGTCTATGTCGATGAAGCCCAGAAACTGTACGGTTTCGCCGGCAACGACACGATCGAAAGCGGCGCGGGGAACGACAGCGTCTTCGGCGGGCTGGGCAATGACGTGATCATCGCAAATGGCGGCGATGACGTGATCGTGGGCGGCGAGGGCGACGACAACCTCTATGGCGAGGCCGGCAACGACAGCATCCACACCGGCGACGGCGCCGATATCGTGTTCGGCGGCACAGGCGACGATTTCATCTACCTGACAGACGATGGCGATGTGGACACGGTCTATTTCATCCAGGGCAACGGCAACGACGTGATCGACAATTTCGAGACCGGCATCGACCAGGTCGGCATCAGCGGCTTCGGCTTTACGTCCTTCGCCGACATCGAAGCTCTTATCACCTATTCCGGCGACCAGGCACTGATCGACCTCGGCAATGGTGACACGATCATCTTCACCGGCCTCGAAGCGCCGCTCGCCGCCGACGACTTCATCTTCTGA
- a CDS encoding outer membrane protein: MLNSVRVSLFALVAMTSPAAAEIELSFYLGAQGVTESTASGTLPNGGGGFSRNIGWEGKPFDAPIYYGGRVMYWTDTNWGFGLEGTHTKAYMPAGDAAAVGLTRFELSDGHNIFTANVMKRWPGAFNQGRFTPYVGGGLGVAIPHVDALAVGATNRTYDYENTGVAVRGIAGIKYDFTESWALFGEYQMTYSENDITIDGDPGQPDGRLSTDLLTHAVNFGISYSF, from the coding sequence ATGCTGAATTCCGTTCGTGTTTCCCTGTTCGCCCTCGTCGCCATGACCAGCCCCGCCGCTGCCGAGATCGAGCTCAGCTTCTATCTTGGCGCGCAAGGCGTGACCGAAAGCACCGCCAGTGGCACACTGCCTAATGGCGGCGGCGGCTTCAGCCGCAACATCGGCTGGGAAGGCAAGCCCTTCGACGCGCCTATATATTACGGTGGCCGCGTCATGTACTGGACCGACACCAACTGGGGCTTCGGGCTTGAGGGCACGCACACCAAGGCCTACATGCCTGCCGGTGACGCCGCCGCCGTGGGTCTCACCCGGTTCGAGCTGTCGGACGGCCACAATATCTTCACCGCCAACGTCATGAAACGCTGGCCCGGCGCGTTCAATCAGGGCCGTTTCACGCCCTATGTCGGCGGTGGCCTCGGCGTCGCCATACCGCATGTGGATGCGCTGGCCGTGGGTGCGACCAACCGGACCTACGATTACGAAAACACCGGCGTCGCGGTGCGCGGCATCGCGGGCATCAAGTACGACTTCACTGAAAGCTGGGCGCTCTTTGGCGAATACCAGATGACGTATTCCGAGAACGACATCACCATCGATGGCGACCCCGGCCAGCCCGATGGCCGCCTCAGCACCGACCTGCTGACCCACGCGGTCAATTTCGGCATCAGCTACAGCTTCTGA
- a CDS encoding CaiB/BaiF CoA-transferase family protein, with protein MKPAPLTGLKVVELARILAGPWAGQVLADLGADVIKVESPAGDDTRQWGPPFIEREGDRSAAYFHSCNRGKQSITVDFRTEAGQARVRELVADADILIENFKVGGLAKYGLDYASLATVNPGLIYCSITGFGQDGPYAGKAGYDYIIQGMSGLMSMTGDPEGQPVKVGVAVTDIFTGVYASTAILAALHQRQATGKGQHIDMALLDTAVAMTANQAMNYLATGTPPQRLGNQHPNLAPYQVFECCDGFLIVAVGNDAQFGRFCDVLGAVEVKAAPHYATNADRVAHRDALTEALTRYTMRLTKAALQAGCEAQGVPVGPINDMAEVFADPQVMARGLKVEVDGVPGVRSPMRFSDADLSLRRASPKLGEDDPA; from the coding sequence ATGAAGCCTGCGCCGCTGACCGGGCTGAAGGTTGTCGAACTGGCCCGTATCCTGGCCGGCCCTTGGGCCGGGCAGGTGCTGGCCGATCTGGGCGCGGACGTGATCAAGGTGGAAAGCCCTGCCGGCGACGATACACGCCAATGGGGCCCGCCCTTTATCGAGCGGGAGGGCGACCGCTCGGCCGCCTATTTCCATTCCTGCAACCGCGGCAAGCAGAGCATCACGGTCGATTTTCGCACAGAGGCGGGTCAGGCGCGTGTCCGTGAGTTGGTGGCGGATGCCGACATCCTGATCGAGAATTTCAAGGTCGGCGGGCTGGCCAAGTACGGACTGGATTATGCCAGCCTCGCGACCGTGAACCCGGGGTTAATTTACTGCTCGATCACCGGGTTCGGGCAGGACGGACCTTATGCGGGAAAGGCCGGATATGACTATATCATCCAGGGTATGTCGGGGTTGATGAGCATGACCGGCGATCCGGAGGGGCAGCCGGTGAAAGTTGGCGTTGCGGTGACAGATATATTTACCGGCGTTTATGCCAGCACCGCGATCCTGGCGGCGCTTCACCAGAGGCAGGCAACCGGCAAGGGCCAGCATATCGACATGGCGCTTCTGGATACGGCGGTGGCGATGACGGCGAACCAGGCGATGAACTATCTTGCCACGGGCACGCCGCCGCAGAGGCTGGGCAACCAGCATCCGAACCTTGCGCCCTACCAGGTGTTCGAATGCTGCGACGGGTTCTTGATCGTGGCGGTGGGCAATGACGCGCAGTTCGGGCGGTTCTGTGACGTGCTGGGCGCGGTGGAGGTGAAGGCCGCGCCGCACTATGCGACCAACGCCGACCGGGTGGCGCATCGCGATGCCCTGACCGAGGCTTTGACGAGATACACGATGCGACTGACGAAGGCCGCGTTGCAAGCCGGGTGCGAGGCGCAGGGCGTGCCGGTGGGGCCGATCAATGACATGGCGGAGGTTTTCGCCGATCCCCAGGTCATGGCGCGGGGCCTGAAGGTGGAGGTGGACGGGGTGCCGGGCGTACGAAGCCCGATGCGGTTTTCCGATGCGGACCTGTCGCTGCGCCGAGCCTCGCCGAAACTGGGAGAGGACGATCCGGCGTGA